GACCCTGAGCCTCTGTCCCCCTATAATCCTGTTGTGCCCTGAGTCTCTGTCCCCCTATAATCCTTTTGTGTCCTGAGTCTCTGTCCCCCTATAATCCTGTTGGGGACCCTGAGCCTCTGTCCCCCTATAATCCTGTTGGGGACCCTGAGCCTCTGTCCCCCTATAATTCTGTTCTGTACCAGAACAGTAGCACAGTGGCCCCCCAAtttggagcccccccccccagccacagGCTCTGCTTCTTCTTTACTTACCCCCTCCCAATTCTCTcattctccttctgtctgtgCCACTCATATACCCCCTGTGTGCCCAGTATTTATGCCCCTTGTGAGTGCCAGGCTGCCTGAAATAACCACACTGTTCTTTCCCAATAGGTCAGACCTGCGGGTGATGGTTGCCCAGCGGAGTGTAGAGAATATCCAGTACCTGCCCTTCCTGACAACAGATCTGAAGTACGTAGGGGCCCCGGGGTCCCAATGGGAATACCTGTCTGTATTAGTGGGGCCCTCGGCTGCAGTAGAGAGAAGTGTAATGGGAGAGAGATGCATACACTTACCCATTCCTGTAACAGTTCTAACCACATGAGCTGAACTTTAGCTCTGAGTATCCACTACTCCTTCAGCCCATTCTTACCCCTGCCCCCCAGCATTGCAGTATTAATGTACCCAGACTTGTTTGGCACAGTTTTCTCTCAGTAACGCAAGGTAAGTGGGTGCCAGGTTTCTAGGGCTTCCCTCCATTTTGTACAGGTTGTGACAGACTCACTGGTCTGTATTTCACTGCTAGAAAATGTACTACTAGTCTCATAATTATTTAGTCACCCCTGGGAGAATAGATCACAGTCCTATTACACTGTCCCTCATACCCAACTTTTCCTCTTACCAATCCCAGTGCTCCTCTCCGCATGTGTAGTTAAGGGAAGGAATGTGATTGGACGAAGGCACTGGGATTGGCGCATGACTGTTTTGTTTGTGCCCACAGTAACCTGGGCTGGTTCTATTACGGGTACCTGAAGGGGGACGGGACCCTCATGATAGTGAACGCTATTGGTGCTTCTCTGCAGAGCCTGTACATGGGGGCGTATTTACTGTACTCGCCCGAGAGGGTAAGTGCCGTTACTACTTGGCATCACTGGTAGGCTCCGCCCCCTGGGCCTGGCGCATTCATTCTCTTGTGTATTTGCAGCGCTACGTGGGCAGCCAAGTGCTGGTGTCACTGGGAGTCCTGTTGTTGGGCTATTGTTACTTCACCCTATGGATCCTGGATCTGAACTCACGGCTCAACCAACTGGGCCTGTTCTGCAGTGTCTTCACTATCAGCATGTACCTGTCTCCTCTGGCTGACCTGGTATGTACCCCCCCTCAGTGCCCACCCAATGGGTGATCCCAGTCCCTAATAACGTGTCCCAACATCGGATCTTTGTCTCCCACAGGCCCAAATCATAAGGAGCAAATCCACCAAGTGCCTCTCCTTCCCCCTCACCGTGGCCACTTTCCTCACCTCCAGCTCGTGGGTCCTGTACGGACTGGTCCAGAGTGACCTCTACATCACGGTACTGCCCACTGTTAGCTCATTGGCTGGGGGTGTAGTGTGGGGGAGGAGTGTAGTGAGGGTGGGGGAGGGGTGTAGTGAGGGTGGGGGGAGGGGTGTAGTGAGGGTGGGGGGAGGGGTGTAGTGAGGGTGGGGGAGTGTAGTAAGGGGTGTAGTGCGGGTGGGGGAGGGGTGTAGTGGGGGGAGTGTAGTGAGGGTGGGGGAGGGGTGTAGTGAGGGGGTTGGGGAGGAGTGTAGTGAGGGTGGGGGGGAGTGTAGTGAGGGTGTGGGAGGGGTAGTGAGGGTGCTGCTATGACTCGGGCCCCTCACTGTATGTTTCTTTGCCCCCAGGTGCCCAACTTCCCTGGCATTGTGACCAGCCTCGTGCGCTTCTGGCTCTTCTCCCAGTTCCCCCCAGATCCGCCAACCTATCGTCTCCTGCAGGCCTAATATCTGCCCCGGGGCAAACACACAGCCAAGTGCCTAAATATTGCACCCGAGTGCCAGCATGATACTCAGCACTGCTCTATGATGCTGCATTAATGACTATATGGTGTTGGTGATGGTGATAGTGCCGAGGCTATGGCAGGGAAGGGGTTACACGGCAGGATCAGCTGCACAACAACAACTCCCCGCTGACTCAGCAACTCCCATTGTGGTTCCCACCTGATCCCGAGCTCTGGCGCATCAGCGTTTTACTCACGGCTGAGTCAGGACTGGGTCTCTCTGAGCTGCAGCTACACAAACACCCCGGGGCCCCTGGGAGCTGACCGGGCCCTTCCAGcaggaaacacacacacagctcagAGGGCCGGGTCCTTGGCCAGAAAGGGAAGAGACTGACCCTTTAGTGATAGATACGGGCGGGTCCCACGTAATCACCCCCCGAACACGTCACACAGACGTTTGGAACATTCCCCCCACTGGGCGGCTCCTGCAGGGTTCAGGGAGTTACAGTTGTGTGCAATATCAGGGCCTGACCCAGTGGGACTTACTTGCCTTTATTAACTGGATGCTGggaatacttcccctttaattaagtgCCTGATTTCACAAGtgcctttttgtaataaatgatttatttccaTTTGCTGCTGTGTCCTGTGGCACCCATGGGTGGGGGGACCCTACTCGTTTCTATGGTTACTGGCCCATCGCTAGTGCACTGAAAGTATCTCCCCACCCACAGGCCGAGTGCTGTTTGTCTGGCACCCATGGGTGGGGGATTAAGGCACAAAGAGTGTCACTATTCACTGCTGTGTCTGGGTGCAAAGCCTCATACCAACCTGGGGTGGTTCTgatacacacactaacacacacatatatatacacacacacacacacattaacacacacacatatatatacacacacacactaacacacacacacatatatatatatacacacacacacacactaacacacacacacacacacacacatatatacacacacactaacacatatgaaaaagtttgggaacccctcttaattctttggagttttgtttatcattggctgagctttcaaagtagcaacttccttttaatatataacttgccttatggaaacagtagtatttcagcagtgacatca
The sequence above is a segment of the Xenopus laevis strain J_2021 chromosome 8L, Xenopus_laevis_v10.1, whole genome shotgun sequence genome. Coding sequences within it:
- the slc50a1.L gene encoding sugar transporter SWEET1 (The RefSeq protein has 1 substitution, 5 frameshifts compared to this genomic sequence) → MDWMWLLSGACIVFTLGMFSSGLSDLRVMVAQRSVENIQYLPFLTTDLNNLGWFYYGYLKGDGTLMIVNVIGASLQSLYMGAYLLYSPERRYVGSQVLVSLGVLLLGYCYFTLWILDLNSRLNQLGLFCSVFTISMYLSPLADLAQIIRSKSTKCLSFPLTVATFLTSSSWVLYGLVQSDLYITVPNFPGIVTSLVRFWLFSQFPPDPPTYRLLQA
- the slc50a1.L gene encoding sugar transporter SWEET1 isoform X1, whose product is MELDVGSSPGPVNRLHHWGCSPQRPVRPAGDGCPAECREYPVPALPDNRSERYVGSQVLVSLGVLLLGYCYFTLWILDLNSRLNQLGLFCSVFTISMYLSPLADLAQIIRSKSTKCLSFPLTVATFLTSSSWVLYGLVQSDLYITVPNFPGIVTSLVRFWLFSQFPPDPPTYRLLQA